tgctaagcatggatcgtggttcccatGTAAACGCTTGGGTTTTCCAAGCAAAAAGATAATCCACTGTACAAGCCATTCAAGatactataacaaaatataaaacgatATAAATCTTTGCAGCGGAACGAATTACATCAAAAGGAGGACTCATGCCTCAACCAAAACATATACACTTTCAATTCGAAATCACATGTAGCGTCAAAAATGGTTCGAACAGGGCACGCGTCAAGGTTCTCACTCGATTTCCCCCccccccatatgcaatgcaaggaaactccaaaacctgcaagacctatctacgacgtccctgctgctcaacgtaaAGTCGTAGACCAAACgtgtcatagcagggccatcagagacaagccgtcaacaaggaaacaagcagtacacgtcagtatctagcaacaagttatatatgcaaccaacaatcaattcaacaagatgagagaagatagacactccaatgtataaaaatctactccaaccattcctcacttctgtgcacttctcaatgccttcaccattttctattccttccttaattccacgtatcatcttttgtgactagaggccaccatattggggtttgcaagacccacatggcaacacctcagccaagggcggtgacggccatgccggcgcccaatggcaaagtatgatcatacccccgtacagcgaccatatatagatgatccatgcctccgggaactaaaccaactggggtaccaatccagtggagtcacagtaacatccaacttaatatctcatcaataagggactcattcccattccatctcatataatccaacattctactctcgcgatatcagaactcaatctctactatctttacaactgattttcacttgtaacacaaacttaaccgtatttaaatagcaaatcatattcaacctagttcgtataatattatcacgcaaggaaaatagattgaagatgcatgcaagaatcagttactgcgtgtacttacCTGCACTGCAAGACGACAGCCACAAAAATCGCTTCGAAGGGGTTCTTACGCCCCTCTTATGAACCGGGCACCTATACACGTTTAAAGTAAGACTAATAAGCCTACTTCACATCATTTACGAAGCACCGACTCCATACAAGCTACGCTATTAGCCAATTAAGTTTCGATTCAAGCTAATACGCATTCTACGCATACTCATGTAATAAATTCAACCCATGTTCATACATGAACTATGCCATCAATTCCAATCAAACCATAACATTAGATTCTAGTCAGGTTTATATCAAGATATGTTCAAGAACACGTAATACATGACGTTACACTTAATAACAATCATATCACCTATGATAGTAgtggtttattatttttccaaggtttttagagtgaaacgattaagaataaattagatTTGTAGCTTGGCGAATCAATAACGATTCGTATAATTTGGGTCAAAGTCACCCAACTTAGCAACCGAGCTCAaaactaaccacttcatcaaCGACTATAACCACgataatactttcattaatgaCAATCGCTACCTTAATCTGTctcagtaattattattatcgtttacTCTACAACAATGGATATTAACAATACTAGTCACCATTCATCCAAACCACAAAAATAGTATATACTACTTTTAATTCATCCACCCCTAACTTATTCAAGTTCAATTCACACTTTCAAATGCTTACCCACTTTAAATCCTATTAAGATATAACTTAATCCAAGCTAAGATTCATGAATTTACCCAAATTACTACCTTTAAATTCAtcataatataaaccctaatcattttatttcaatgataattcttttaactactacccatactataattcaatgagactaatgcaatatacaatcaacacacaactcatgaacatggtagattctaattaaaattagcaAATCAATCAATTGAAAAGTGAGATGCTTACAAAGATCAAAACTAGCAAGAATGGTAAAGAGGAGGATGAAGGTCGTGGTGGTGGTGCACGAAAGCCAAGAATGGCTGGAGAAGACCTTAAATCGATAGCAGCTGGCGGCTGCCGGCTAGACACAGCGAGAGAGGAGGGGGTGTGCTGCGGTGGCTGCTGCTTGCGTGGGGAAGGAGAAGCCGGCTGCTGCTGCTGGTTTGGAGGAAGAAGAGCGCAGCCCTTGCTGCTACTTGCGAGTGAAGCTGTCGGTTGAGGGAAGTGGGAAAGAGGCGCACGggaagagagaggaagaaggagaaggaggagaaggagaaaacggcttgtcttcaatgtttagggtTTCGTGGGTCTTTAAccgttttcttttttctttttttttttttttctttttttttttatctcggttcattttgttgcaagatccaactaagagactcaccttcgcggcctcatacattttaataaaataatcattttgattcgaacctctttatttgagaagtcgtaactatatttttagtatatatataagtcgacatttaaatccatatgtgaaagaaatttattaaaactaattcggaaataattaaataataattgtaaaatctttaaaaactattaaaatattaagtgattacgtcattaaaatgtcggggtgttacacttattttatttctattatctatttatttaatttttttaaaatggccTAGGTCTTAGTCCAGCTTGTTTTGTGTTTTGCAACATTTTTCCTGTTATCTTGGTGTTACTCATTTCTCTTTTAGCAGAGCTTTCTTAACCTGAAGATTTAAATTGATAGCGTGTATTTTTCCTACCCTCTCCCTAAAAAGGATACGAGTATAATATATCGGCTATCTCACTACCAAAACTAACTTCGTGCGGGACACTAGACTGATCTGATGACCAACCATAACCCGAACTCTCAAAGAGTCTTAGTGAATCTTATTTTAAGAAAGAcatagaaaaaggaaaaaaaaatctagaatttaagataatatattaacaatttTCTTTAAGCTTTATCATGCAGAAATATCACTTATTCTACAAACAAAAGTttatttaaaagtcatttattaattaactttAAGTAATATCTTGATTGAAAGTCAAAGTATTAATTAGATAATTCATATCATATGTAATAAAGTCTAATTTGATGCTTATATGATTAGTTTTCTGCATTCATATTCttataaattttctaaaatgtaaaaagaaatcataaaaaaacatttaatcaataaaataatacaccTTAATTcaactatatttatttattagtttattagcatttaaaatctaatttaacTTACCTTTGCATCCAAATTTAGTACTCCTAAATTCAAGATGTGACCATTCATTTTCTTTGTGTAactatactaaaaaaaaaaaaaaaacaaaaaagtataTTTAAACCTTTTCTtataatagaaatttatttagTTATCCATAATCTAAAACAATTGTACATAGAAATCTAAGAAGAATATTGACCTCTCGCAATCACGTATTAATCGTTCAAGctataaatcaaaatatatgaaatttcATTATATAAAGAAGTCGATTTCTTGAAATTTTtaacaagaaattaaaagacGCAAAAAAACTTATTTATAGACCTCatcttatttttataaaatgaaGCCAACCGGAGTATTATTTTTGGGTTTGATAATATGTATGGTGTTAATAACAAATAACCAAATTGTAAATGCTGATTCTGATCCATGTAAAGAATTCAATCGGCCGCCTCACTGTGGAAACAGACGAGCCAAGTTGCAAATGGATCCTATTAACGAATATAAGCGTGGCTGCTCATCATTAGACAAGTGCAAGAGGGAATATTAATCATAAGAGCTTTCAAGTGAATACTTATCCGTCAtctttaatttgtcttattttctcttattttctattttgagtTGCtctattcatattttattttgccctattttttatatttgaaaattcaCTCTATCACCTTTAATCTTATCCACATATTAAAACTTATTTATAACATCGTCCATAATATagtacatttttaaaaaaaaaaatatatatgtatatttttttttgtatgcaACTTTTGTACGTGTTTGTATTTAATTTGACTTGCATTTGTATTACAATGTCGAGTTACacagaaaaatcaataaaacatTATCATTTTTGATCAACAGAAAGTCttattttccattttttgttctttaatttttcattttgcaTTTGAAAGTTTTATAGGTTATCACTTGTTAGTCATCAGCCTAAAAATGAGCAAAGCATTATTAGTTTACTACACAATTCGTGATTGAACAAATCAAAAATTAGGCATATAattcctccgtttcataatacttgaTATTGATAGCGACATTTTTCCAGACAATATGTCACACTCAGTAGCAACTATTATGGAACGGAGCTACTATTatgaaacagaggaagtatttaAAGTTGTGAAATAGTTGTTTACAGTTGAATAGTAGTAGTTATCTATATAGCTATAGTTGTCTAACTTAGtatttaaagtatttttgtttgaaaaaaatTGTCGTTtgaatataatatgttatatgttaaataattttaaatacttgaatatgttttaatttattaagtttaaattattttgatgatttaattttttaaattaaatttcaataagaatatgacaaaatgaattgaatatgaattagaaaaaaaattacatagaaATGACCATGATAAAAGtccaaatcaaaacaaatataaGACGTAGAGAATTTTTTGACCTAGTAAAAGAAATATAAAGGAACAATTGATATATATAGCAAAGCAatgaattaaaagtaaaaaaaaaaaagaaaaaaagtgccCACAAATCAAAGAGTCTTGACTAAAAGAATCAACTTTTGTTCGTTGTTGAGAAAATTATGTAACTTTTTTGAAACATGGATAGTTAATCTCTTAAATGATTTTTGAAAGCGCAAGCtttaaagaggttcaacaatgaaaaacaaataaaaaaaataatacaaaaatgaacacaagtgtttatgaggtatctcgaatacctccccctcaaatatagtttattataatgaattcaacaattacaagtataataaaccacccttatcttgagaacaatctctcaagatcacaaatactaaggcaaagtaagaacactttcaagtttctaacaatgcaatagccctttcaacaatatgtgtgttttgtggtgtctcttactatgagtgatgaatcctatttataagCAAGGTATTCATCACCTTTAGTATTCCCTcgtaaatcaccataaactcacatgtaacatcccaattaacatcctaattaactatgacaataaacattacaataaacaatataagtaatgcaccacattattgctTAGACattacaaattctgaccaaaacagaatccaaagtagtctgctgaacttccgctcgacccgagcactacctcgctcggtcgagcgtgCTTCCAGGaaagctactgacttgttctggaCTTCTTGCTCAACCGAGCCAACACCGCTCGACCGGTTGAGCCAGACATAGCTCAATTGAGCGCCTGGTCGAGCCGCTCACTGTCTGTTTCtcttcttgttgctttgatcaaacaactcttatcaatcgttccaaaccttaaaccacccatattcgacacatctttatcgaccccctctaaagtacaagataaagcatgttcgattaaatgtttaaagttaacgtcgttattagattattggcacttgctttaacaatttCTACTACTACAAACGTTACAAACTTACAATTATGAACGTTTTGTAAGTTACTATCAAATCTGCTAAACGCTATTTTGCCGAATACTAAATTGCTAAACGCTAAAATTATCAACTTTTTAACCAAAATAAATCGCTAAACGTCACTTAAATCACTATGCCGAACATATCctaaaagtattaaaaataataacgaAATTATAAGAATGTTAAATGTTTCAttgtttcaattttatttagtgACTCCTACCTAGGGCGAAATTTAAGGGGTCAGATGTACGCAATTCTAAAAATTACTATACGcttgttagtgataataaaGTTATTTTCGATATAAAACTTCcagtgcaacttcacataaataaaaaatacacataatttAATCAACCTATAAAACGAATTTAGATCCATAAATCCAGTTGGGATCTAAGATCTATCGTCAATACAAGCCCTCTTGGTCAGATAAATAAGTGGGGTATACAAGTAGTATTGATCAACTGTGATACAACATCAAATTACTACTAAGTAATTTGGTGACGAACACCGAACCAAATCAAATCGAATAAGTAATTtggtttgactatattttaaatttgatttgatttagattgaattttaattataattcggTGTTCGGTTTGGACTCGATCAAGGGTCCAACAAAaccgaaaaaacaaaaaaaaccaagatgttaaaggcatgttatatctttcatttgatttgtttgaatttttgcccttatttttagatttttgttaaaagttttttacttgttcaaattaaagaccctaaaattattaatatctatttaagagatttaaaaagaataaatttgaaataatacACGCAAATTTAATTTTCGGTGGAACATATACAAGTAGGTGCAAATCGATCTattcggttcaatttggattggtatttaaaaatattatgatttgaatttgaactgaaaatatcaaaatcaaattttattcaGTTTGATTTGGATTTGTATGGAATGCAAACCAAAAACTTTCACCCCTACAGATTACAATAGATCTGAAACTAGCTTATTTTTATACAATAATGGATATTTCTACATGCTTTCAAGATACCAGACTCAAGTGAATGAAGCAATCCATTAGGTATTTAAATCAAATTAGTGTACAAAGATTACATTTAAGGGATCAATCTCTAGATATCCCAGGCAAATCGGATCCTTGATCCTTGCGTTTTTCCTCTTTATTTGCAACTACAATCTGTTCTCGTATGCTTTCTGCAAGACGAGGTGCGTCTTGATCCAATTTCAAAGATAGTCGCCTCAAGCTCTACAAAACAATTTCGGTTTTACTAGTTAGATTTTCCCAAAACCGCGCATGGTGGGATAAAATACTTACATGAGTCGAAAGATGCATACCTCTGAAGCCCACAAACTATCATGCACCTTTCGTGGgattatatgtatgtgtgtCTAACATACCACAAGAATAACAACAAACATTAGTTATTTGATCAACATAACGAGTGCTAATAATAGTTCATAATGTGAGCATGTCGATATGTTTAGTACTCGGTTTCAGCGGACATCATTTTCTAAGAAAAACCCGATTCAACGGACTACAGAGTGAGATATGTTTTGCTTCCATAATAAAGAAACCCAGACTAGTCCTCCTCTTGCTCATTTTCTTATCCTCCTATACATGCTTCCTTCTCGTTTTGTTGTTTTTACGAATTTTTAAGAAACACGGCCGTAAACAGATAGAGGAAGCTTTGAAGGTTTTTACGAATTTTTACGAATCAAAGTTGGTCGAGTTTACGAAtctcttgttattattatactaCAAAGACAAAGTGACTCACATGAAATATGACTTGACCAGCAGCGGCACCATTGTTGACCAACAGGTTGAAGGAATCTGCAAGATTAAGATCCCTTTATATAAGCCAACCAAATTAAGATCCCTTTTTACAGCCAGATGCATTACAAGAATCCCAATTCATCTTTTGTTAATTACAAATTATGACAAAGATTGTAACATGTTCGTTTCTTTTAAGCTTTTACTACTAAAAAATCAGGAATGCGCCGTGAGGGCTTACCACAGCCTGTTGCTTTCTTAATTGCATTGCTGATGAAGGGTATTTTTGAGCACATGGAAGCTATCACCTGTGACACAATCAACTCCATAATGAGTAGGAGAAGGTATTTTGCAAAATGGGTTTCAGCATTTAATTACCATCAATGAAAATCTTTAGAACGATCTGAGACTCCTATACCTTGTCTTCAGTGGCGGATACAGGAAAAAAGTAAGTGAtgtcaataatttaaaataaaaaaattacaatcaccATTGAATGAATTAAAGCAAAATGCGCTTTGAAACCTGGTGATTTCATGTGGAAGATAATACACTAACCAACTCATTTAGGATATATTTACATCTACAACTTGCTAATATTTTGGATTTAAGTGATGTCAATGGATCTCAATGACTACACACTGGATTCGCCCATGGTTGTCAATTTCTCATCCTCTCACACTTATGTTAACATCAAGCTCATCAATTTTAGGATCCATCAATAAAGGCTAAACAACCCATCAATTTACATTATATTCTTCATTATTTCAACCTATTGAAAATACAGATTTAAAGGAAAAAGAATCATGTAGAAGTAAAGATGTTAACTATTTGGTAAggtgtgaatgaaaatgaagcgAACTAAGGATTATAGTTCGTTTCTCTAGTTTGTAGGCCTACGCAAATTGCCGTTGAGGAAACCATCCGTCAAACTAGACTATGAGAAATCAGGTACGGTAAAACTTGAAAATGGTGGCGCGAAAACAACTAATATCTTAACTTCGCCTGTTTGCAATTTGCAAACCATAATAGCGGATACCAAATCAGATGAAGAATCATAAGCAAAAATTACCTATCCTCAATAAACGTTGAACTAGCTACTCCATGAAATGAATACTAGAATGTTGTTTACAAACAATGAGATCGTGTACATTCACACAACTAACATCAATATGATAATAATCCATCACCATATAGTATATGCCATACTTCcacattaagaaaaataattcaagataaAATGTATTGCattatattacttcaaatatcaAAAAGATTTACAAACAAATCGCTTAAAAAGTGTTGCTCGAAACCGGGCCTAAAtagcaccatttaatatttgacCCCCCATTATTTCGGGGGCCCTAGGCTCGGCTACCCGGGATTCCCCTAGAACAGGCCATGAGCAGCAACTTTTATGTACAGTTTAAGGCAAATTTCAATCTATGGCCACAAACACTGTCGAATTCCTTAATTTTCATGAGGGATACTTACCGATGGCGGAGTTACATCCAAGGAACAATAATGATGTTTTGGTATAACAAGAGAGTGCCTGTCAATTAAAGCAAAAGGAGTAACTACTATAACATGATTGTATAAATATTTACAGTAACACTACATAATGATGGTACCTTACCCACGACTCAGTGGATTTGTATCCAAAATGCAAAGGCACGTATCATCTTCGTAAATCTGTAAGATGAACAAGCATAATAAAACAATGAGCTTGATCCATAAATGAATATCAAAAGCTCCAAACAATAAAGCAACTCTAAAAACTACAGTCAACCATAGATAGTGAGGTTTCAAAGTTCAGAAGAACGATGACAAAATCACAAAAGCGCATAGATGTACAAAATATCTGGACACAGCTTCCTAAAATCTATTTGTCTATGATATTCTATCAAACATTTAAAACACCTAAGTCATCTCTCTGACTGTCTTTCCATCAATGCCAATCCAAACCAAGGATAATGTATAAATGCAAATCGAGGATTACCCTGAtcatttatatgaaaaacagtcattatttttagaaattccTTTTTAAATAAGTCTCTCCATTACTTACAATTTATGCATTACACTTTGTTCAAATAAAACTTCAGCAAGTTCCAATAAGTTCACATAACTATCCAAGTTCAATTCGCAAATCATAACTTAAATAAACTAGAACAAGTATATGTCATATGTCACAAGTTTGGA
The Amaranthus tricolor cultivar Red isolate AtriRed21 chromosome 11, ASM2621246v1, whole genome shotgun sequence DNA segment above includes these coding regions:
- the LOC130827935 gene encoding adenylylsulfatase HINT3-like gives rise to the protein MINTTNNPYKFLPNLPPFPSFFSPSLSLNAKLGTHKIMDFEARRRRLAVLCAHLCPSRFDSRHTHIVSTSNCSSNTSNLQLDCVFCQIIQGYSPAFKIYEDDTCLCILDTNPLSRGHSLVIPKHHYCSLDVTPPSVIASMCSKIPFISNAIKKATGCDSFNLLVNNGAAAGQVIFHTHIHIIPRKVHDSLWASESLRRLSLKLDQDAPRLAESIREQIVVANKEEKRKDQGSDLPGISRD